From the Phyllobacterium sp. T1293 genome, the window AGCCGTGTGGCCGCCGGGTGGAGGATTGATTGCGATCTCGCTTTCGTCGCCAGTGAATTGGTAGGCAAACCATTTCTGCGTCTGGCCGCGATATTTGCCTTTCAGCGCGATTCCGACGAGTTCGGGAGGCAAGTCATAATTGATCCAGTCTGGTGCTTCAGCGAGCAGGGAAACGGTTTTCATGCCGGTTTCCTCATAGAGTTCGCGCCGCGCCGCAATCTCGGCATCCTCGCCCTTGTCGATACCGCCCTGTGGCATCTGCCAAAGCTGGGTTGCGCCTTCCATCTCGTCATTGGGTATGACAATGCGATGTCCCGCCCAGACGAGCCTGTCTGCATTGAGGACCATAATCCCAACGCAAGGTCGGTAGGGGAGTGTCTCCGGGTCGACAGACCCATGTTTCTTGCTCATGAGATTACTCCACTGCGGGTGAGATGGTGATGATGGTGCCTAGCCCTTTTCAGGGTCCCGGACAAGGGCGGAAACCGGCACAATCTCGATACCGCGGGTCTTGGCTTCATTGGCCCAGGCAGCGACCGCGTCCACAGTTGCGTCGAAGGCTGAGCCTGTGCCTATGGCCGTACCCTTGGCGCGGGCAATGCGCTCCAGCTCGTCCAGTTTCTTGAGAATATTGCCCCGATCCTGCGAACCGTCGATCAGCACGTCGGCTGCCGCAAAAGGTGTTCCCTGCTGTGCTGCTATTGTATCGGCCTGGCTGCGGGCTGAACTGCCATCATCCAGATAAAGCAGACCGCGCTTCGCCACGTCCTGCATGACGGAGGTCATCGCCTTGGTATCAGCGGTAAAGCGGGCACCCATATAATTCACAATGCCGGTGTAATTTGTAATACGGCCCATGGTCTTGTGCAAATTATCCAGCGTCTCGGCAGCAGGCGCATCGACTGTCAATGTGTTGCGACCGGGATTGACGCGTGGATAGTCAAATGGCTCCAGCGGGACTTGCATCAGCAGTTCGTGGCCGTTCTGGCGTGCTGTCTGCATCCAGCGGGTGAGGCTATTGCCTTCAGGCGCAAAGGCCAGCGTCACTTCTGCGGGCAGCACGCCGATAGCGCGCTGTGTGCCTGTTTGAGACATGCCAAGCCCGCCGATGACGATGGCCACGCGTGCGCCACGCGCGCCAGACCAGGGCCGGGCATAGATATCAAGCGGCCTTCGACCATCGGGCGCGGTAATCGGCAAAAGGCCTTGGGCTGTTTCCTCAAGCAGATCGCGATCAGGAATATGCGCGGTCAATGGATTCTGCGACCGTCTCGCAGGATCGCCGACCACAATTATTTTCGGGCCGCCGGGACTTGTTGGTATATTTTCCGATCGTGTGGTGGCTGCCGGTGGTTTGGTGGCTGCGGACGCGATCTTTGGTTGTGGCGGTGTTGCCTCGGCGATCTCAGGTTTTTTCGGTTCCGAGGGTGGATTGCGAAAACCGTGATTGCTTGTGAGTGAAATCAGCAATGCCATCGCGCCT encodes:
- a CDS encoding RNA pyrophosphohydrolase gives rise to the protein MSKKHGSVDPETLPYRPCVGIMVLNADRLVWAGHRIVIPNDEMEGATQLWQMPQGGIDKGEDAEIAARRELYEETGMKTVSLLAEAPDWINYDLPPELVGIALKGKYRGQTQKWFAYQFTGDESEIAINPPPGGHTAEFDEWAWKPMAQLPDLIVPFKRRVYEQVVAAFQHLA
- a CDS encoding divergent polysaccharide deacetylase family protein, with the translated sequence MNSDINRPLGQNSKRPKETSGRKIGTRWLMPSAAVLGIGAMALLISLTSNHGFRNPPSEPKKPEIAEATPPQPKIASAATKPPAATTRSENIPTSPGGPKIIVVGDPARRSQNPLTAHIPDRDLLEETAQGLLPITAPDGRRPLDIYARPWSGARGARVAIVIGGLGMSQTGTQRAIGVLPAEVTLAFAPEGNSLTRWMQTARQNGHELLMQVPLEPFDYPRVNPGRNTLTVDAPAAETLDNLHKTMGRITNYTGIVNYMGARFTADTKAMTSVMQDVAKRGLLYLDDGSSARSQADTIAAQQGTPFAAADVLIDGSQDRGNILKKLDELERIARAKGTAIGTGSAFDATVDAVAAWANEAKTRGIEIVPVSALVRDPEKG